Proteins from one Thermococcus sp. M36 genomic window:
- a CDS encoding biotin--[acetyl-CoA-carboxylase] ligase, with translation MVNVGDGAWDVRWKIIRLDEVDSTNEYARRIAPDSPEGTVVVARRQTAGRGRKGRRWASPEGGLWVSVILKPPKVDPRLVFVGALATVDTLADFGIASGIKWPNDVWVNGKKIAGVLTEGKAGEYAVLGIGLNVNNPVPEELRDSAVSMIQLTGSELPLEKVLERLLFRLGGWYRVFLARPDLLMAKVRERTFILGMVVKVTEDSATVTGRALDILDDGSLLLDVDGHLKRVMYGDVSLRFV, from the coding sequence GTGGTGAATGTGGGCGATGGTGCCTGGGACGTGAGGTGGAAGATAATCCGGCTTGACGAGGTTGACTCGACCAACGAGTACGCCAGGCGAATAGCCCCGGATTCCCCGGAGGGGACGGTGGTGGTTGCGAGGCGCCAGACTGCTGGGAGGGGCAGGAAAGGCCGGCGGTGGGCCTCTCCTGAGGGCGGCCTGTGGGTGAGCGTCATCCTCAAACCTCCGAAGGTTGATCCAAGGCTGGTCTTCGTCGGTGCACTGGCCACCGTTGATACCCTTGCGGACTTCGGCATAGCGTCGGGGATCAAGTGGCCGAACGACGTGTGGGTGAACGGAAAAAAGATAGCCGGTGTTCTGACGGAGGGCAAAGCCGGGGAATACGCTGTCCTCGGGATAGGTCTCAACGTCAACAATCCCGTGCCGGAGGAGCTCCGCGACAGCGCGGTTTCGATGATCCAGCTTACTGGAAGCGAGCTGCCCCTTGAGAAAGTCCTTGAACGGCTCCTCTTCCGGCTCGGCGGCTGGTACAGAGTCTTTCTCGCCAGGCCCGACCTTCTGATGGCCAAGGTTCGCGAGAGGACGTTCATACTTGGCATGGTGGTTAAAGTTACAGAGGACAGTGCCACTGTAACGGGGCGTGCGCTGGACATCCTTGATGACGGCTCCCTTCTCCTGGACGTTGACGGACATCTAAAAAGGGTCATGTATGGTGATGTTTCATTAAGGTTTGTCTAA
- the fba gene encoding class I fructose-bisphosphate aldolase produces the protein MDAYQNVGIKRRIGRFFRRDGRALIFAMDHGFEHGPTDFEEHWEHVNPRIILRKVIRAGVDGVMMLPGLARVAGDELKPNVGLMIKLTSKTELRPKDDQLLQSQLGFVEDAVKLGADAIAATVYWGSPQEDAMMRQFAEIASYAHDLGFPVVQFAYPRGPYINERYGKKEDYRVVMYGARAAVESGADMIKTYWTGSRETFAKVVEAAAGVPVLLSGGAKTENPVDFLKLVWEVIEAGGAGAVVGRNIFQRENPEPFIRALIKVVHRNEDPEEAARAEGLL, from the coding sequence ATGGACGCGTACCAGAACGTTGGCATTAAGCGCAGGATTGGGAGGTTCTTCCGCAGGGACGGGAGGGCGCTTATCTTCGCCATGGATCACGGCTTCGAGCACGGCCCGACCGACTTCGAGGAGCACTGGGAGCACGTCAACCCGAGGATAATCCTCAGGAAGGTCATCAGGGCCGGTGTGGATGGCGTTATGATGCTCCCCGGCCTGGCCAGGGTGGCCGGCGACGAGCTCAAGCCTAACGTGGGGCTCATGATAAAGCTCACCAGCAAGACCGAACTTAGGCCGAAGGACGACCAGCTCCTCCAGAGCCAGCTGGGCTTTGTTGAGGACGCTGTGAAGCTCGGTGCGGATGCCATAGCCGCAACGGTTTACTGGGGCTCACCGCAGGAAGACGCGATGATGCGCCAGTTCGCGGAGATAGCGAGCTACGCCCACGACCTCGGCTTCCCGGTCGTCCAGTTCGCCTACCCGAGGGGCCCGTACATCAACGAGCGCTACGGCAAAAAGGAGGACTACCGCGTGGTTATGTACGGGGCCAGGGCAGCAGTCGAGAGCGGCGCAGACATGATAAAGACCTACTGGACCGGCTCAAGGGAGACCTTTGCGAAGGTGGTTGAAGCCGCAGCTGGAGTCCCTGTTCTCCTGAGCGGCGGTGCCAAGACCGAGAACCCCGTTGATTTCCTGAAACTCGTCTGGGAGGTCATCGAGGCAGGCGGCGCTGGAGCCGTCGTCGGCAGGAACATCTTCCAGCGCGAGAATCCGGAGCCGTTCATACGCGCCCTCATAAAGGTCGTGCACAGGAACGAAGACCCCGAAGAGGCGGCGAGGGCGGAGGGCCTCCTCTGA
- a CDS encoding pyruvate/oxaloacetate carboxyltransferase — translation MAMVEIIDTTFRDAHQSLIATRLTTEDMLAIAEKMDRIGFYSMEVWGGATFDVCIRYLREDPWERLKLLKEHIRKTKLQMLLRGQNVVGYRHYPDDVVEKFVELAHRNGIDIFRVFDALNDVRNMEVAIRKAKEVGAEVQGSIVYTTGRIFTREYYMGKVEELLALDVDVITIKDMAALLTPEEAYNLVRDIKETYGVPVNVHTHSATGMAVATYLKAVEAGADYIDTAISPLAFGTAQPGIQTVWHALPGDKSPRLDRELVHEVSRYLKRLLDEKYSGMLHKEALMVNPYILKYQVPGGMFSNMISQLKEMRALDRLDEILEEIPRVREDLGWPPLVTPTSQIVGTQAVLNVLFGRYERITEEVKNYIRGLYGRPPAEINPELKRKVLGDEEPITVRPGELLEPALERCRRELEGLGYLEKEEDVLTYCLFPQIAKEFFEARKAGRKAPKMPPSVQKFKLYVNGVEFEVGVEGIDLSALKYLPQIAGAGPAATAPVQVSAPSAPAVPAPAPAPAAPATPAPAGEGAVTAPMPGKILKILVKEGENVKTGQGLLILEAMKMENEIPAPKDGVVKKILVKEGDTVDTGQTLIELG, via the coding sequence ATGGCCATGGTGGAAATAATAGACACAACCTTTAGGGACGCCCACCAGTCTCTCATAGCGACCCGGCTGACGACAGAGGACATGCTGGCGATAGCGGAAAAGATGGACAGGATCGGGTTCTACTCGATGGAGGTCTGGGGAGGGGCAACCTTCGACGTCTGCATCCGCTACCTCAGGGAAGACCCCTGGGAGAGGCTCAAGCTTTTGAAGGAGCATATAAGGAAAACAAAGCTCCAGATGCTGCTGAGGGGCCAGAACGTCGTCGGATACAGGCACTACCCCGACGACGTGGTTGAAAAGTTCGTCGAGCTCGCCCACAGGAACGGGATAGACATCTTCCGCGTCTTCGACGCTTTGAACGACGTCAGGAACATGGAGGTGGCCATAAGGAAGGCCAAGGAAGTCGGCGCCGAGGTTCAGGGCTCGATAGTCTACACCACCGGCAGGATCTTCACCAGGGAGTACTACATGGGGAAGGTCGAGGAGCTTCTGGCACTCGACGTTGACGTGATAACCATCAAGGACATGGCGGCGCTCCTGACCCCGGAGGAGGCGTACAACCTCGTGAGGGACATAAAGGAGACCTACGGCGTGCCCGTAAACGTCCACACCCATTCGGCAACGGGCATGGCTGTTGCGACGTACCTCAAGGCCGTTGAAGCCGGGGCCGACTACATAGACACTGCGATAAGCCCTCTCGCCTTCGGGACGGCACAGCCGGGGATACAGACGGTATGGCACGCGCTTCCAGGGGACAAAAGCCCCCGCCTGGACAGGGAGCTCGTCCACGAGGTATCGCGCTACCTGAAGAGGCTCCTGGACGAGAAGTATTCGGGCATGCTCCACAAAGAGGCTCTGATGGTGAACCCATACATCCTCAAATACCAGGTTCCAGGGGGAATGTTCTCGAACATGATCAGCCAGCTCAAGGAGATGAGGGCCCTGGACAGGCTCGACGAGATACTTGAAGAGATACCGCGCGTCAGGGAAGATCTCGGCTGGCCGCCGCTCGTCACCCCAACGAGCCAGATAGTCGGTACACAGGCGGTGCTCAACGTCCTCTTTGGGAGGTACGAGAGGATAACCGAGGAGGTCAAGAACTACATCAGGGGGCTCTACGGAAGGCCGCCCGCGGAGATAAACCCGGAGCTGAAGAGGAAGGTTCTCGGGGACGAGGAGCCGATAACGGTGAGGCCAGGGGAACTTCTTGAACCGGCGCTTGAGCGGTGCAGGCGGGAGCTTGAGGGGCTCGGCTACCTTGAGAAGGAAGAGGACGTCCTCACCTACTGCCTCTTCCCGCAGATCGCAAAGGAGTTCTTTGAGGCCAGAAAGGCCGGAAGGAAGGCCCCGAAGATGCCGCCCTCGGTTCAGAAGTTCAAGCTTTACGTTAACGGCGTAGAGTTCGAGGTCGGTGTAGAGGGCATTGACCTGAGTGCGCTGAAGTACCTGCCCCAGATAGCGGGCGCCGGCCCAGCAGCTACCGCCCCGGTTCAGGTTTCTGCCCCAAGTGCTCCTGCAGTTCCTGCTCCAGCTCCGGCTCCGGCCGCGCCGGCAACCCCTGCGCCGGCGGGAGAAGGGGCCGTTACAGCCCCAATGCCCGGCAAAATCCTCAAAATCCTCGTCAAAGAAGGCGAGAACGTCAAAACCGGACAGGGACTCCTAATCCTCGAAGCAATGAAAATGGAGAACGAGATACCAGCACCAAAGGACGGAGTCGTAAAGAAAATCCTAGTCAAAGAAGGCGACACCGTAGACACCGGACAAACACTAATAGAGCTAGGATGA
- a CDS encoding carbon starvation protein A gives MNSAVIILMAAAIYVGLYFTYGRGLQNKVVKADPNRPTPAHRLYDGVDYVPAHPLVLYGHHFASIAGAGPIVGPAVAMAWGWLPGLLWVWFGNVFIGAVHDYLALMSSIRYDGKSVQWIAGKLMSRRTSMAFELYVWFALVLVIAAFAAVIAGIFVNTPEAATASLLFLGVAVILGWLLYKVQIDFKLGTIIGLVLLVLAIWIGFQYPIVASKQTWYIVLGLYVIVASSLPVWVLLQPRDYLNAYILWFGLILGGLAFIVVGIKGAGTFTAPAFTTWSANVVGGKPSPFWPTIPLVIACGALSGFHSIVGSGTTSKQLDSELHGLMVGYGGMFTEGLLSTIVIASIAIYGLQVFQSLNIPVDYNNWGSQYAIQVVQHGIKVGIFSNSYAYGLQDAFGIPFKTGAIFASLWVSAFALTTLDTATRLGRFAWQEIMEMVHGPEVLKNKWVASIIIAVFGVYLAWGGSWLIIWPAFSGMNQMLASIAMMTASLWVAKIQRPSGAWKWAVVIPALFLWITVTAALAWFLVVIRPGFWVSLITVVGLLLNVLLVFDWYTAWKKPAGEYAAA, from the coding sequence ATGAACTCCGCTGTAATAATCCTTATGGCGGCGGCGATCTACGTGGGGCTCTACTTCACCTACGGCAGGGGCCTCCAGAACAAGGTCGTGAAGGCGGACCCAAACAGGCCAACGCCCGCCCACAGGCTCTACGACGGCGTTGACTACGTCCCGGCACACCCGCTCGTTCTCTACGGACACCACTTTGCATCCATAGCCGGTGCAGGGCCCATAGTCGGTCCGGCGGTCGCAATGGCCTGGGGATGGCTTCCAGGGCTTCTGTGGGTCTGGTTCGGAAACGTCTTCATCGGTGCAGTCCACGACTACCTTGCGCTGATGTCCTCGATTCGCTACGATGGAAAGTCCGTCCAGTGGATAGCAGGAAAGCTGATGAGCAGGAGGACGAGCATGGCCTTCGAGCTCTACGTCTGGTTCGCGCTGGTGCTGGTCATAGCGGCCTTCGCGGCGGTCATAGCGGGCATATTCGTGAACACTCCAGAGGCGGCGACGGCATCCCTGCTCTTCCTCGGCGTCGCGGTGATCCTCGGGTGGCTCCTCTACAAGGTGCAGATTGACTTCAAGCTCGGAACCATAATCGGCCTGGTACTGCTCGTCCTCGCGATATGGATCGGCTTCCAGTACCCGATAGTCGCCAGCAAGCAGACATGGTACATCGTCCTCGGACTCTACGTCATAGTCGCCTCATCACTGCCCGTGTGGGTGCTGCTGCAGCCGAGGGACTACCTCAACGCGTACATCCTCTGGTTCGGCCTCATCCTCGGCGGCCTCGCGTTCATAGTCGTCGGTATTAAGGGGGCGGGAACCTTCACAGCACCGGCCTTCACCACCTGGTCGGCGAACGTCGTTGGAGGCAAGCCCTCACCGTTCTGGCCCACGATCCCCCTCGTTATCGCGTGCGGTGCCCTGAGCGGTTTCCACTCGATCGTCGGGTCGGGCACGACCAGCAAACAGCTTGACAGCGAGCTCCACGGCCTCATGGTGGGCTACGGCGGAATGTTCACCGAGGGCCTCCTCTCCACCATAGTCATAGCCTCAATAGCCATATACGGCCTGCAGGTCTTCCAGAGCCTGAACATCCCGGTCGACTACAACAACTGGGGCTCACAGTACGCCATCCAGGTGGTTCAGCACGGGATAAAGGTCGGCATCTTCTCCAATAGCTACGCCTACGGCCTGCAGGACGCCTTTGGAATACCCTTCAAGACGGGCGCGATCTTCGCCAGCCTCTGGGTCTCAGCGTTCGCCCTGACGACCCTCGACACCGCCACCAGGCTTGGAAGGTTCGCCTGGCAGGAGATCATGGAGATGGTGCACGGGCCAGAGGTGCTCAAGAACAAGTGGGTCGCGTCCATAATCATCGCAGTCTTCGGCGTTTACCTCGCGTGGGGAGGGAGCTGGCTCATCATATGGCCCGCCTTCAGCGGCATGAACCAGATGCTCGCCAGCATAGCCATGATGACAGCCTCGCTCTGGGTGGCCAAGATTCAGAGGCCATCTGGAGCATGGAAGTGGGCAGTGGTCATTCCGGCACTGTTCCTGTGGATAACAGTGACCGCCGCCCTGGCATGGTTCCTGGTGGTCATAAGGCCCGGCTTCTGGGTCAGCCTCATCACAGTCGTTGGCCTGCTCCTCAACGTCCTGCTGGTCTTCGACTGGTACACCGCATGGAAGAAGCCGGCCGGAGAGTACGCGGCCGCATGA
- a CDS encoding ArsA family ATPase: MREYLLPSEGFRTVFVIGKGGVGKTTTSAAIAVALARRGYRTLIVSLDPAHNLGDVFMVKLKDRPKKLTENLYASELDMEKLIKSYLKHLEKNLKHMYRYLTVINLEKYFEVLSFSPGIEEYATLEAVREILAGGDEWDVIVFDTPPTGLTLRVLALPRISLLWADKLIEIRRKILERRRAIARIQGEQKFVVDGEEFTLPKEEEEDAVMKELRAYRSEVEFVESVITDPRKTSVVAVMNPEMLPLYETERAYESLKKFRVPFNLIVVNKVITLDREIPEIRVKLEAQERVLAEIEKKFNGVDVVRIPMFAEEPRGLEWLEKLGGMVVEGRGRS; this comes from the coding sequence GTGAGGGAGTACCTTCTGCCGTCCGAAGGGTTCAGAACCGTGTTCGTGATAGGTAAGGGCGGTGTCGGCAAGACCACGACCAGCGCCGCCATCGCGGTTGCGCTCGCGAGAAGGGGATACAGGACGCTCATAGTGTCCCTCGATCCGGCGCACAACCTCGGGGACGTGTTCATGGTGAAGCTCAAGGACAGGCCGAAAAAGCTCACCGAGAACCTCTACGCGAGCGAACTGGACATGGAGAAGCTCATAAAGAGCTACCTGAAGCACCTGGAAAAGAACCTGAAGCACATGTACCGCTACCTGACAGTGATAAACCTTGAGAAGTACTTCGAAGTCCTGAGCTTCTCACCGGGCATAGAGGAATACGCAACGCTCGAAGCGGTGAGGGAGATACTGGCCGGCGGTGATGAGTGGGACGTCATAGTGTTCGACACGCCGCCGACGGGACTGACGCTCAGGGTTCTGGCGCTGCCGAGGATATCTCTCCTCTGGGCGGACAAGCTGATAGAGATAAGGAGGAAGATACTTGAACGCAGGAGGGCGATAGCCAGGATACAGGGGGAGCAGAAGTTCGTGGTGGACGGGGAGGAGTTCACACTCCCAAAGGAAGAGGAGGAAGACGCGGTCATGAAGGAGCTGAGGGCCTACCGCTCGGAGGTGGAGTTCGTTGAGAGTGTGATAACTGATCCAAGAAAAACCAGCGTCGTGGCAGTGATGAACCCGGAAATGCTCCCACTCTACGAGACAGAGAGGGCATACGAGAGTCTAAAAAAGTTCAGGGTGCCTTTTAATCTGATAGTCGTTAACAAGGTCATAACACTGGACAGGGAAATACCAGAGATAAGGGTCAAGCTTGAGGCCCAGGAAAGGGTTCTGGCAGAAATAGAGAAGAAGTTTAATGGAGTGGATGTCGTCAGGATCCCCATGTTCGCGGAGGAACCACGGGGCCTTGAATGGCTTGAGAAGCTCGGAGGCATGGTGGTTGAGGGCAGAGGGCGTTCTTGA
- a CDS encoding iron-sulfur cluster assembly protein — MRAEGVLELLRDVKNPFTGMSIVDEGLVTRVVVDGEKTVVYVAFARHTPPHPFAMALIWPLQAKIIREMVKVLGGRLGYFEIVDDMTLQRYYPVEEV; from the coding sequence TTGAGGGCAGAGGGCGTTCTTGAGCTCCTCAGGGATGTGAAAAACCCGTTTACCGGGATGAGCATAGTAGACGAAGGGCTGGTAACCCGCGTGGTCGTTGATGGTGAAAAAACGGTGGTGTACGTGGCCTTCGCCAGACACACCCCGCCCCACCCTTTCGCAATGGCCCTCATCTGGCCGCTCCAGGCCAAAATCATCCGGGAGATGGTAAAGGTTTTAGGGGGCAGGCTGGGATACTTTGAGATAGTGGACGACATGACGCTCCAAAGGTACTATCCGGTTGAGGAGGTCTAA